Part of the Oceanispirochaeta sp. M1 genome is shown below.
ACAAATCTGTCAAGCTGGGCCTCGGGAAGCTGGTAAGTCCCCTCCTGTTCAATGGGGTTCTGTGTAGCCATTACAAAAAAAGGATCCGCCAGACGGTAGGTATTCTCTCCTATGGTCACCTGACCTTCGGCCATGGCTTCAAGGAGTGCGGACTGAACTTTTGCAGGGGCCCTGTTGATTTCATCCGCAAGAACAACATTGGTAAAGACCGGACCTTTCCGGGGAACAAATTCACCTGTCTGAGGACGGTAGATCATAGTACCTGTCAGGTCGGCGGGAAGAAGGTCGGGAGTAAACTGGATTCTCTTGAAATCCGCGTTAAGCACCTCGGCAATAGTTTTCACCATCTGGGTCTTTGCAAGGCCGGGAACCCCTTCCACCAATATATGCCCACCTGTGATAATACCCATCAGAAGGCCGTCAATCATACCGGCCTGACCTATGATTTTTTTCCCGATCTCCTTTCTGGCACTGTCCAGCAGGGTCGAGGCATCATTGATCTGGTCCATAAGGTTCTTATCATCATTCATAGTACATTCCTTTTATGAGCCCTTATCTTTCGCTCTTTAATTTTCAGGTTCTGTAATCCGCATTTTCCCGGACATATTCATAGGAAAGATCCGAACCCATGACATCGGCACGGCCCTCTCCAAGCCCGAGATCGACAAAGATCTCTACCAGAGCATCATGCTGCGGATATCCCGGACAGGGTGTAGGGAGAGCCCGCTCCTTCAGATAGTCACTGAGCCTGCTCTCTTTTTCACTGTCCAGCTGAAAGCGGCCGGAGCTGTATATTACTTCATCACCGAGCCTGAGACTTACAGCCGTCTCATCCAGTTCTATATCATTATTTCCAGCATAGTCTCCAAGGGCCTGAATAAAACGTCCGACATTGGGATCGTTGCCGAAGACTGCAGTCTTACTGAGAGGAGAGTTCACAAGGGCCTTCGCAAAACCCCTAGCCTGAATATCCGAAACGGCTCTCTCTACGTTTACCTTTATAACATGCCCGCAGCCCTCACCGTTACGGACGATATCCTCTGATAGAGTTTTACACAGATGAAGCAGAGCATTCTCAAGTTCCTTTTCACTCACCTCCGGAAGGCAGCCGGATGAGAAAAACAGTACGGAATCACTTGTGCTCTGATCACTGTCAATTGAAATTGTGTTATAGCTCTGATCTACTACACGCTTTAACACTCGCCGCATCATTTCTCTGGGCAGACTGACATCAGTAAGGAGAAAGGAGAGCATGGTAGCCATATTGGGCTCGATCATTCCGGCGCCCTTGGCAATACCGCTGATTCGTCCCGTTCCCAAAGAGACTGATCGCAGTTTAGGAAACGCATCAGTTGTCATAATAGATTTAGCCGCTGGAAGAAAAGAATCCTTCTGTAATGACGATTGCAGATCAGGACAGGCATCTTCCATGGCTTTAACTGGAAGAGACCAACCGATGACCCCGGTGGAAGAGGGAAACAGCGGCGCCTGCAGTGTTCCAGCCATGGCTCCGGCAAAAGCGGAGAGGACCGCCCGGGCATCATCCTCGCCATTGGGAGTACATACATTTGAAATTTTATTATTAATCAAAACACCCTGCACAGTTTCCTCATTCAGAAGCTGCCGCCCGATTCTGACGGGTGCCCCGGGAAATGCGTTTTTGGTAAAAACAGCCCCAAAGGAGGGTGTGGGTTTATCAAGAACGATGGCCGTCATATTCATTGCGGCGGCTGGTCCGTCCTTCTTCTCTTCAGGAATAAAGTTGAGTGATTTTACAGCAATGCTGAATCCTTCAGGCAGAGCACTGTTGCGCTCCAGTTCTTCAAGATACTGCTGTTCAGAATGATACCGATTCATAGCTAAGTATCATATCGGTAAAAGGTGGAAAGGTCTATCTGCACTGTATAAGCTTTCTGTTGCATTCTCCCGCTTTTTAGGCTTCAATGGAGAGACAGAAAGAAGGAGAGCAATTTGGCAAAAACTTTGATGATACAGGGTACCTGCTCGGATGCGGGAAAAAGCATCCTCACAGCGGCATTCTGTAGAATATACACACGCAGGGGATACAAAGTAGCCCCATTCAAATCCCAGAATATGGCTCTCAACTCCTTTGTAACACCCGATGGAAAGGAGATCGGCAGAGCCCAGGCAGTTCAGGCCCAGGCGGCCTGCAGAGATCCTCATATTGATATGAACCCCGTACTTCTGAAACCCGAGGGGAATTCACGGTCCCAGGTGATTCTCATGGGACGACCATGGAAGACACTGAAGGCATCGGATTATTACAAGGCCAAGCCTCAGCTCTGGCATGAGGTG
Proteins encoded:
- a CDS encoding bifunctional ornithine acetyltransferase/N-acetylglutamate synthase; this translates as MNRYHSEQQYLEELERNSALPEGFSIAVKSLNFIPEEKKDGPAAAMNMTAIVLDKPTPSFGAVFTKNAFPGAPVRIGRQLLNEETVQGVLINNKISNVCTPNGEDDARAVLSAFAGAMAGTLQAPLFPSSTGVIGWSLPVKAMEDACPDLQSSLQKDSFLPAAKSIMTTDAFPKLRSVSLGTGRISGIAKGAGMIEPNMATMLSFLLTDVSLPREMMRRVLKRVVDQSYNTISIDSDQSTSDSVLFFSSGCLPEVSEKELENALLHLCKTLSEDIVRNGEGCGHVIKVNVERAVSDIQARGFAKALVNSPLSKTAVFGNDPNVGRFIQALGDYAGNNDIELDETAVSLRLGDEVIYSSGRFQLDSEKESRLSDYLKERALPTPCPGYPQHDALVEIFVDLGLGEGRADVMGSDLSYEYVRENADYRT
- a CDS encoding MoxR family ATPase, coding for MNDDKNLMDQINDASTLLDSARKEIGKKIIGQAGMIDGLLMGIITGGHILVEGVPGLAKTQMVKTIAEVLNADFKRIQFTPDLLPADLTGTMIYRPQTGEFVPRKGPVFTNVVLADEINRAPAKVQSALLEAMAEGQVTIGENTYRLADPFFVMATQNPIEQEGTYQLPEAQLDRFVMKLKVDYPSPQEELLILDQVDSRNEQVLRKVFSKYSIQDLKDLSTRIRVDESIKKYIVSIVNASRVKGRHQLPFTRFIEFGASPRASIALYNCARVNALFEKRDFVLPEDVKAVAYNVLRHRIVLSYEADSEELSSDDVIKDILSVVAVP